A DNA window from Hordeum vulgare subsp. vulgare chromosome 1H, MorexV3_pseudomolecules_assembly, whole genome shotgun sequence contains the following coding sequences:
- the LOC123427833 gene encoding S-type anion channel SLAH2-like: protein MEANTSSKTGEVPSLLANVEVSHLDGFDTTSTPLPSPKPVLHPAPARMRPPDRVAPRSEAVLPAFDSPFNPPGMRSGHPVSSISLPSSPTGFEPLVAPGGDLHERKQAMPNAAQEPAQHVRFVQQPHKLMFRSQPIPGGVPTHGVRRISSRTMNRDKRYDSFKTFSGKLERQITHLAGGGVPASTPEEEELAQGQGEAVSSENVDRFFAALEGPELDKLKSSEELALPADKKWPFLLRFPISAFGMCLGVSSQAILYKTIATAAPTEFLHVSPKVNLVLWYISVVLMSIITAVYAFKIIFFFEAVRREYYHPIRVNFFFAPWIACLFLAMGVPPSVTTQLPAWLWYALMSPVLCLELKIYGQWMSGGQRRLSKVANPSNHLSVVGNFVGALMGASMGLKEGPIFFFGVGMAHYTVLFVTLYQRLPTNATLPKDLHPVFFLFVAAPSVASMAWAKIVDEFGVGAKLAYFIAMFLYASLAVRINFFRGFRFSLSWWAYTFPMTGASIASIRYATVVDNAFTKALCLGLSLLATLTVTGLFATTMVHALVFHNLFPNDIAIAITDRKMKPIMELQESGKDDDSLSGSSCSKDIEAGATAAVAPQA, encoded by the exons ATGGAAGCCAACACAAGCAGCAAGACCGGCGAGGTGCCGTCCCTCCTCGCCAACGTTGAGGTTTCCCATCTCGACGGCTTCGATACGACGAGCACCCCGTTACCGAGCCCCAAACCGGTGCTTCACCCCGCCCCCGCCCGG ATGCGGCCGCCGGACCGCGTGGCTCCGCGCAGCGAGGCGGTGCTCCCAGCTTTCGACTCGCCGTTCAACCCGCCGGGGATGCGCTCGGGCCACCCGGTGTCGTCTATCAGCCTGCCGTCGTCGCCGACCGGCTTCGAGCCCCTCGTGGCGCCCGGCGGTGACTTGCACGAGCGGAAGCAGGCCATGCCTAACGCGGCACAGGAGCCGGCGCAGCACGTGAGGTTCGTGCAGCAGCCGCACAAGCTGATGTTCCGGTCGCAGCCGATCCCCGGCGGGGTGCCCACCCACGGCGTGAGACGGATCAGTAGCAGGACGATGAACCGGGACAAGCGCTACGACTCGTTCAAGACGTTTTCCGGGAAGCTGGAGCGGCAGATCACCCATCTAGCCGGCGGCGGCGTGCCGGCTAgtacccccgaggaggaggagttggctcaGGGACAGGGAGAAGCCGTGAGTAGCGAAAATGTTGATCGCTTCTTCGCCGCACTGGAGGGGCCCGAGCTGGACAAACTCAAG TCGTCCGAGGAGCTGGCGCTGCCGGCGGACAAGAAGTGGCCGTTCCTGCTCCGATTCCCCATTTCGGCATTCGGTATGTGCCTCGGGGTCAGCAGCCAGGCGATCCTGTACAAGACGATCGCAACGGCGGCGCCGACCGAGTTCCTGCACGTGAGCCCCAAGGTGAACCTGGTGCTTTGGTACATCTCCGTGGTGCTCATGTCCATCATCACGGCCGTCTACGCATtcaagatcatcttcttcttcgagGCGGTCCGTCGCGAGTACTACCACCCCATCCGTGTCAACTTCTTCTTCGCGCCGTGGATCGCATGCCTGTTCCTGGCCATGGGTGTGCCCCCCTCGGTCACCACCCAGCTGCCTGCCTGGCTATGGTACGCGCTCATGTCTCCGGTGCTGTGCCTGGAGCTCAAGATCTACGGGCAATGGATGTCTGGTGGGCAGAGGCGGCTGTCCAAGGTGGCCAACCCGTCCAACCACCTGTCCGTGGTGGGCAACTTCGTTGGAGCGCTGATGGGCGCGTCCATGGGGCTCAAGGAAGGTCCCATCTTCTTCTTTGGCGTCGGGATGGCGCACTACACCGTGCTGTTCGTGACGCTGTACCAGAGGCTGCCCACCAACGCGACGCTGCCCAAGGACCTGCACccggtcttcttcctcttcgtggcGGCGCCGAGCGTGGCGTCCATGGCGTGGGCCAAGATCGTGGACGAGTTCGGCGTCGGGGCCAAGCTCGCTTACTTCATCGCCATGTTCCTCTACGCGTCGCTCGCCGTCCGGATCAACTTCTTCAGAGGGTTCAGGTTCTCGCTGTCGTGGTGGGCCTACACGTTCCCGATGACCGGCGCCTCCATCGCATCCATCCGGTACGCCACCGTGGTGGACAACGCCTTCACCAAGGCGCTGTGCCTAGGGCTGTCGCTGCTGGCCACGCTCACCGTGACGGGCCTCTTCGCCACCACCATGGTGCACGCCTTGGTGTTCCACAACCTTTTCCCCAACGacatcgccatcgccatcacgGACCGCAAGATGAAGCCTATCATGGAGCTGCAGGAGAGTGGCAAGGACGACGACAGCCTCTCCGGCAGCAGCTGCAGCAAGGACATCGAGGCCGGCGCCACTGCCGCAGTAGCACCACAAGCTTGA